A DNA window from Drosophila sechellia strain sech25 chromosome X, ASM438219v1, whole genome shotgun sequence contains the following coding sequences:
- the LOC6617512 gene encoding putative gustatory receptor 9a: MSLWLEHFLTGYFQLCGLVCGWSGSRLGRLLSSTFLVLVLIELVGEMEKYFTEETPDNESVPAYFAKVTMGVNMAYKIIHAWIAFSALFECRRFRYLLEELPPVKATPFIYRHLILEFILFACNAFLVLSEYTIRGIYLENLRYAYSLQAVRARYLQMMVLVDRLDGQLEQLHHRVISASSDYKTLRLDYAHLAKVTRSLSHLFGLSLLLLNVLCLGDWIIVCNVYFMVAYLQVLPATLFLFVQVMFVVCPTLIKIWSICAACHRCVSKSKYLQQQLKDLPGQTPLERSQIEGFALQIIQDPIQIDVCGIYHLNLQTLAGMFFFILEALVIFLQFVSLVRT; encoded by the exons ATGTCGCTGTGGCTGGAACACTTTCTAACTGGCTACTTTCAGCTATGCGGACTGGTTTGTGGCTGGAGTGGCAGTCGTTTGGGCCGTCTGTTGAGCAGTACCTTCCTGGTGCTAGTATTGATCGAACTGGTCGGTGAAATGGAAAAATACTTTACAGAAGAAACACCAGATAATGAGTCCGTGCCCGCGTACTTTGCGAAGGTCACCATGGGCGTTAATATGGCCTACAAAATTATCCATGCTTGGATTGCCTTTTCGGCCCTTTTCGAATGCCGGCGCTTTCGTTATCTGCTGGAGGAACTGCCTCCGGTCAAGGCGACACCCTTTATATATAGGCATTTGATCCTGGAATTCATACTATTCGCGTGCAATGCATTCCTCGTCTTATCCGAGTATACGATTCGTGGCATTTATTTGGAGAATCTGCGGTATGCCTATAGCCTTCAGGCAGTTCGTGCACGCTATCTGCAAATGATGGTGCTGGTGGATCGTTTGGATGGCCAGCTGGAACAGCTGCATCATAGGGTCATATCCGCGTCCTCGGATTACAAAACTCTCAGACTGGACTATGCCCATCTGGCGAAAGTGACGCGTTCGTTGTCACATCTATTCGGTCTCTCGTTGCTCCTGCTGAATGTTCTTTGTCTGGGCGACTGGATCATCGTTTGCAATGTGTACTTCATGGTGGCATATCTGCAGGTATTACCTGCCACCTTGTTCCTCTTTGTCCAGGTCATGTTCGTCGTGTGCCCCACCCTCATCAAGATCTGGAGCATCTGCGCCGCCTGTCATCGATGTGTGTCCAAG TCCAAATACctgcaacagcaactgaaGGATCTACCAGGACAAACGCCCTTGGAAAGAAGTCAAATCGAGGGATTTGCCCTGCAGATCATACAGGATCCTATACAGATCGATGTCTGCGGCATTTATCACCTCAACCTGCAGACTCTAGCGGGg ATGTTCTTCTTCATTCTGGAGGCCCTGGTTATATTCCTGCAGTTCGTGTCCCTCGTGCGGACGTAG